In one window of Amblyomma americanum isolate KBUSLIRL-KWMA chromosome 9, ASM5285725v1, whole genome shotgun sequence DNA:
- the LOC144104233 gene encoding xibalbin-1-like isoform X2: protein MQSQLVALTLVVIFFVGTVLAVPYNNYDDTLLDEYKERLENYLMSADKRSCIRRGGTCDGRPNDCCHQSACRCNLWGTNCRCQRAGLFQSLGKK, encoded by the exons atgcagtcgcagctcgtcgCCCTCACCTTAGTAGTCATTTTCTTTGTGGGAACAGTGCTGGCTGTGCCATACAACAACTATG ATGATACACTGTTAGATGAATACAAGGAGCGACTGGAAAACTACCTAATGTCAGCCGATAA GCGCAGCTGCATCCGGCGGGGCGGCACCTGCGATGGCCGACCCAACGACTGCTGCCACCAGTCGGCCTGCCGCTGCAACCTCTGGGGTACCAATTGCCGCTGCCAGAGGGCGGGCCTGTTCCAGTCGCTGGGAAAGAAGTGA
- the LOC144104233 gene encoding xibalbin-1-like isoform X1, whose protein sequence is MQSQLVALTLVVIFFVGTVLAVPYNNYGEKNDTLLDEYKERLENYLMSADKRSCIRRGGTCDGRPNDCCHQSACRCNLWGTNCRCQRAGLFQSLGKK, encoded by the exons atgcagtcgcagctcgtcgCCCTCACCTTAGTAGTCATTTTCTTTGTGGGAACAGTGCTGGCTGTGCCATACAACAACTATGGTGAGAAAA ATGATACACTGTTAGATGAATACAAGGAGCGACTGGAAAACTACCTAATGTCAGCCGATAA GCGCAGCTGCATCCGGCGGGGCGGCACCTGCGATGGCCGACCCAACGACTGCTGCCACCAGTCGGCCTGCCGCTGCAACCTCTGGGGTACCAATTGCCGCTGCCAGAGGGCGGGCCTGTTCCAGTCGCTGGGAAAGAAGTGA